Proteins co-encoded in one Prevotella sp. E13-27 genomic window:
- the dut gene encoding dUTP diphosphatase — translation MKIEVVNRGHQPLPTYATAQSAGMDLRANLDEPVVLQPMERRLIPTGLYIALPEGYEAQVRPRSGLALKHGLTVLNAPGTIDADYRGEVGVVLINLSQEPFTINDGERIAQMVIARYEQAVFAEVEVLNETERGTGGYGHTGVK, via the coding sequence ATGAAGATTGAAGTAGTGAACCGCGGACATCAGCCGCTACCAACTTATGCCACGGCACAGAGCGCCGGCATGGACCTGAGAGCAAACCTTGACGAGCCAGTGGTGCTGCAGCCCATGGAGCGCCGACTCATACCGACAGGACTGTACATCGCGCTGCCAGAGGGCTACGAGGCACAGGTGCGCCCACGCAGCGGACTGGCCCTGAAGCACGGACTGACGGTGCTCAACGCACCAGGAACAATCGATGCCGACTATCGCGGAGAGGTGGGCGTGGTACTGATAAACCTATCGCAGGAGCCATTCACCATCAACGACGGCGAACGCATAGCACAGATGGTCATAGCACGCTATGAGCAAGCGGTGTTTGCAGAGGTGGAGGTGCTCAACGAGACAGAGCGCGGCACCGGCGGATATGGACACACTGGTGTTAAATAA